The nucleotide sequence TTCACTAAAATGACACAATCGCAGCTTCGCTACAAAGACAAAACTATTACAAAGTTGTGCTACAAAGTTGTACCACAAACAGGAACCCAAGACTCTTCGTCTATTAATTATTAACTACTTCCCGACACTTTAGGCCTTAGGTCTCACGGGATCGAAGTATGGATGGTCCATAGCTTCTTGGGCTGTTAACCTTTCCTGGTGATCGTATCTCAACAACTTATCgatcaagtccaaaaactcGTCGCTCACCAAAGGCTGATTAGACTCATTGATGAATCGTTTCCAAGGTCTTCTGCTGTAGTAACCCAAATCCTCGTACTCTTCGGTCAACCGCAAATTGTACTTCCTCAAGTATTTGTTTAAGTCGTCAGATCCCAACACTCTGACAATCTGCACAAGTTGATCGGTGTTGGACTTGCCGTGAAAGAATGGCTCTTTTTTGAACACCATAGATGCGAACATGCACCCATAAGACCACAAATCGAGTGAGTAATCATAATACCTaaaatccaccaacaactcaGGTCCTTTGAAGTATCGAGAGGCAACTCTGGCATTGTACTCGGTACCTGGGTGGTAATACTCCGCCAATCCCCAATCAATGAGCCGGAGGGTCTTGGTGTCGTAGTCAATCATCACATTATGAGGTTTGACGTCTCTGTGCATAATTCCCATCAGGTGGCAGTAGTCTAAAGCTTTGAGCAACTCAAACATATAGTACCGAATATCATAGTCGGTGAAGGTTGGATACAATGTTCTAAAATCGATGTTGTTGACATGTTCAAATACCAAGGCCGGGGTTTTCAGTTGGGGTTCTCTGACAATATCCAACAACCTAATCACATTTGGACCGTCAACCAAGTTTTGTAAAATGGAGATTTCCCGTTTTATCTTCTTCCGCTTGACGGGTTTTAGTACCTTAATAACAACCTTACTGCCTTGTGGAAGCTCCACTCCTAAGAACACTTCAGAATATTTACCTCTacccaactttttgatgatcTCGTATTTATCTTGAGAGTTCCACTTGAGCACGACATTCTCGTAGTCCCAGAACCCTTGGGGTTTGGTCAGCAACGCATCGGTATAAACACGCGATACGGATGACATGGTGGGTGTGtttttttgtgtttgtaaTTGAGCAAATTGTTTAAACAGGTAAGCGCTGTCCGACTTTAGGATGAGGACTAGAACAATAGCAATGAATGGGATTAAAAACCACTGATGTGTGAGTCTGAATACTACCGGGGACACCGTGGCGCTGTAGTTTTAGTACAAAGCTGTCGATGTATTGGGTCTTTTAATTTGACCCCAATGTCTCACCAAGTGCACGATGTGAGGGTTTTTTGTGAAGATGCCAATAGGCGATGCGCGGGTCGGTTCTATTGCAAATCGTTGACTTGTCAAACATTAAGCTACAAAATTATAAGGTTACCTTGGCAAATTGGTTCACAAGAGAAGGCTCTTGCTCTTTTCTCCTTCTAGACACCTTCGTATTAGAGGCATCATCGGAGGCTTTCTGAAGTCTTTTCATTTCGTcatttttcttcatcaactttcTTCCTCccttctccaactcgtAGTtatcaaggaaatcatcaagcatgtcttcaaagtcatttCTTTCGTCTTCCATACGGAATTCCTGGTACTCCTCCGGAGCTTCGTCTTTCTCAAAGTCCTTTGCGAGCTTCTCAAATCTATCATCCAATAATGTCAACCCTTCTGAACGGAAAACAGCAGAAGAGGACATGGAAAAAGACGAGGTGTCGGTCATAGCACCCTTTTTCTTTCTTAGCTTGGTACCAGACTTCTTTACTCGGGCCATTTGTGGTAGCTCTTTCAACTCCGGCAATTGGtcgttttcttcaaagtcatcttcaaagtcatcatctgAGTCATCTGAGTCATCGGAGTTATGATGCGTCTGCTTAAACCTCTCAAAGTCCTTCTCCCAGGCAGTATTTAGCACCACATTCTTGGCCGTTTCCGGGGCTTCACCTTCATTGTAGGGTAATTCATGCCGTTCCAAATCACCCACTTCGTATGGTGTTCTGTCCTGGTTGTCACTGTCATACTGGTCAAACTCATCTTGGTAGTTGTCCATATCCCACTCATCGTACTCCTCTTCAGGTATATCGGCCGCTGTACCGGACTTTAAAATgtcattgaaaaaatcatcatcatcctcaCCGTCCTCAATATATGCTTCATCTTCTAACGCTTCGAGTGTTTCTCTCAACCGGGGGTCCATGTTGGGCTTGAATCCCTGAAGCTCACGGGGAATGTTTTCCATATCGGCCTGGGTGACTTTTTTCCCCGTTTCTGAAGGTAATTGATCTTTTAAAAGCTCCATCAAATCCTGTTGCTTGGGCTTAGGCTTTGGAGTATCTTTTTTGGCAATGAACACCGCATCCTCCGACTGACCAATAGGTTTCAAATGCTGCATGTAGTCATACTTGGAATCATCATAATAGATTCCGTACTGGGCGGCCAACCCTTCATTATCCCTTACGGACTGTGCCTCATCTCCTAATGTGGCCTCGAGCTCACTTAGAGTATTTGCCTTAGTGGGTTTTTGCTTGCCCCCTACCGGCACAAGAACATGACGAGACGCATCGTTGTCGAAATAGAGCTCGTCATCATGTGACCTGTGCACCACCGAGAACGTCGTGGCGTTCTTCTTatcaaatcttcttctaggAGCCATGGTTGTAGTTTACAAAGTCATCGCGAAAATAATTTATGTCGTACTGTACAATCCATCTATAAAAATGTCGCGGCTCTAATGATCATGACGATTCATCAGTTCAGCAATGATGTGTTCCCAGTTGCTGTAGTAGATCACATATCCTTCGGAGGCAGCGAGAAAAGCTACTCCCGAGATCAACCCGATCCAGAGGCCTTCAACTCCGTATCCCATGGGAAATGCTAAAAGGTACCCAATGGGTAATGCCACAAAATAGTAGGAAGCGATATTCAAAATCGATCCGATCCGTTGTTTTCCTTGGCCACGAAGTACCCCTGCACCCAACACATTGAACGAGTCTGCAAGTTGGTTGATGGCAGCAAGTCCAATTAATCTACTGGCAATGTTGATAACTCCGGTGTCCTTGGTGAAAACACCAGCCAAAAAGGtctttccaaagaaaagaaccGTGAAATTGAAGCAAGAAAGGAAGACTCCAAGGACTAAGAACACCTGAAGCACACGACGTGCCCCACCGATATTGTGGGAACCCACGTAGTGTCCTattctggtggtgatggcTACGGCCACTGCGAATGCAAGTTGAAATGCCAAGGATCCCACGTTCAGGGCAATGGACTGAGCAGCTAACGAGTCGGTTCCGAACGAAGCCGCGAGAATTGTTAACACTTCAAAGGCCAAATATTCTGCCTCCACCATGATAACTCCGGGAAGGGCCAATTTGAGCATAGGGATCCAGTTGATGGTGGCTTTCTGCCAATCAAACCCGTTCCAGCATTTGCgaccatccacaaacacaatgtATCCAATCATTAGAAGCGTCATAAGCCAATAAACAATCGAGACCGCAATTGGGGCTCCGATATACCCTAAACCGTAGGTGGGGCTCCAGACTAAAAGATAATTCAACAAAATATTGATGGGAGCCACAATCATAAGGATGTATGTGGCAGCATGGAAAATATGCTGTGCTTGCAAGAACCGTTTTCCCGTCTCGAAAAGGAACAAGCCCGGGGTTCCAAGAGTGCTGATACGCAAATAGAGCTGGGCCAACTGGGCCAACTCAGCATCACCGACCAAAGGTTCCAAAATACTGGCTGAAAACCACCAGATTATGCTCAAAGGAAATATTGTCACTACAAGGATCATAAGCGAACACCGTTGGAAGTAAACTCCTACGTTGTGGAGGTCTCCAGATCCAAATGCCTGCGAACACAACGAATCTAAACTGGTGGACATTCCCTGATAAACCGCCAACCCGGTGATATTAAAGGTACAAACCGCCAAGGACGCAGCAGCAAGCTCTTTGGGTCCCAACTTGCCTGCGGCGAAAATGGTGGTTACTGATAATAAATATTGGAGGAAGAAGCTGACAATAAGAGGACCGGAGGAATTGACCGTGAACTTGAATTCTCGTTCAAAGGTGGCTTCTGGTCCTAAAAGTGTGACCTCCAGCTCTGCAGCTGCGTAAGTCTCGAAGTCTCCATTCAAAAGCCGTTCTTCACTCATGGAGGACAAAATATGATATGAGACAGGTGATATTGAGATGGATATTTAAGCAGAAAACCAAATTCCGCGCTCGTCCCAGGTCCAAAACCAGTGCCAAATAGGCAGGAGGAAGCGGAAACACCATGATATGACTATTCAGCAGAAAACATACACGGTGTTATCGGTGTAGAAACTCTGAAACTTTTCCAGGGCCGCCGGCACGGGGATCTTGAGTTTGGGAGATATTTTGTATTGGTCACATGTAGACTCGAATATGAGGTGGCCACCTTCATATGCCAACTTAGCGTAATTGTAGGGAAGATTCGACTCAATTTTCACGAGAAACGTATAGTCTTTTCCTTGAAGGCTCTGGAAGCTCACAGCATTCGATACTCGTGTGGGCGGTTtctgtgtttgtggagctGAACTTGTTTGTGCTTTCGGTTTCGGTGTCAGTTCGATCTCCTCTATCAAGGGCCGTTTTACAGgagcttcaagaacaataTTACCGGCGAGATCGTTGTCCTTCAAACCCCCTCTTATTTCCTCGATCAATGCCAAACTCTCgttgttcttcaaatcatgaagcttcttctgcaaACCCGTGTCAGTCAAATCAGACCGCTGGATTTCAGTGGCACTAAGCTCACCCTTATTCATCATCTTTGGCATCGTATACTGCCGGTCAAGTACTATGTCGTACAAGATTTCCACTGCTTCCATGCACCACTCGTTCAAGATCGACTTGAGGTTAGAGTCAATTAAACACCATCTGAAACACGTATCATTGATACAGCAGTCGTAGCAGAAAGACTGCTGTCCCTTCTTATCCGTCACAGCCTTTTCACGTGACACAATGATGGGAATTTCCCATTTGTTATCTACTATTAACGGGAACACCACTGCTGGATCAAACGCAAGTGGCGGTTGTGGGACCTGAGGATCTTGACACACATTGATAAATACCTTAGAGCTGACGACGACCGTCTGTGAGGAGGATTCAAGCACACGGGACTTGAGTACGTACCCAGGAGTGGGTGCTAGCACGATTGACTCACCTGCGACTTCCATTGACTAAAGAAAAGTGAGTTACCAAGAGCGATGGCTCGCGAGTGCGACTCAACTGAAATATGCGGGCGACTCATTTTGTCGGATTTTTCACCGCGACTGCAAAGTTCCTAAAACCCTTTACTTAATGAACGTCTTAGTTTACTCAGGTCCTGgtaccaccaccgaaaGCGTCAAGCACTGTCTCGAGTCGCTTCGGATACATCTTTCCCCGTACTATGCTGTGGTCACGGTTGGAGAAAAGTCACTTCTCAATGATCCATGGCAGCTTAAAACCAAAGCCCTTGTGATTCCTGGAGGTGCAGATACTCCCTACTGCAACAGTTTCAACGGGGCTGGAAATCGACTCATCACAAACTTCGTGCGCAAGGGAGGCAAGTTCATTGGTTTTTGTGCCGGGGGTTACTATGCTGCTGCCAGGTGTGAGTTTGAAGCTGGGACTGCAAACGAAGTATCTGGATCAAGGGAATTGGGATTCTTTCCAGGAACATG is from Yamadazyma tenuis chromosome 6, complete sequence and encodes:
- the CKA1_2 gene encoding Casein kinase II subunit alpha (EggNog:ENOG503NWKT; COG:D,K,T), whose protein sequence is MSSVSRVYTDALSTKPQGFWDYENVVLKWNSQDKYEIIKKLGRGKYSEVFLGVELPQGSKVVIKVLKPVKRKKIKREISILQNLVDGPNVIRLLDIVREPQSKTPALVFEHVNNIDFRTLYPTFTDYDIRYYMFELLKALDYCHSMGIMHRDVKPHNVMIDYDTKTLRLIDWGLAEYYHPGTEYNARVASRYFKGPELLVDFRYYDYSLDLWSYGCMFASMVFKKEPFFHGKSNTDQLVQIVRVLGSDDLNKYLRKYNLRLTEEYEDLGYYSRRPWKRFINESNQPLVSDEFLDLIDKLLRYDHQERLTAQEAMDHPYFDPVRPKA
- the LTV1 gene encoding Protein ltv1 (BUSCO:EOG09262VVF; EggNog:ENOG503P01A; COG:S), translating into MAPRRRFDKKNATTFSVVHRSHDDELYFDNDASRHVLVPVGGKQKPTKANTLSELEATLGDEAQSVRDNEGLAAQYGIYYDDSKYDYMQHLKPIGQSEDAVFIAKKDTPKPKPKQQDLMELLKDQLPSETGKKVTQADMENIPRELQGFKPNMDPRLRETLEALEDEAYIEDGEDDDDFFNDILKSGTAADIPEEEYDEWDMDNYQDEFDQYDSDNQDRTPYEVGDLERHELPYNEGEAPETAKNVVLNTAWEKDFERFKQTHHNSDDSDDSDDDFEDDFEENDQLPELKELPQMARVKKSGTKLRKKKGAMTDTSSFSMSSSAVFRSEGLTLLDDRFEKLAKDFEKDEAPEEYQEFRMEDERNDFEDMLDDFLDNYELEKGGRKLMKKNDEMKRLQKASDDASNTKVSRRRKEQEPSLVNQFAKVTL
- a CDS encoding uncharacterized protein (COG:V; EggNog:ENOG503P0UH) — translated: MEVAGESIVLAPTPGYVLKSRVLESSSQTVVVSSKVFINVCQDPQVPQPPLAFDPAVVFPLIVDNKWEIPIIVSREKAVTDKKGQQSFCYDCCINDTCFRWCLIDSNLKSILNEWCMEAVEILYDIVLDRQYTMPKMMNKGELSATEIQRSDLTDTGLQKKLHDLKNNESLALIEEIRGGLKDNDLAGNIVLEAPVKRPLIEEIESTPKPKAQTSSAPQTQKPPTRVSNAVSFQSLQGKDYTFLVKIESNLPYNYAKLAYEGGHLIFESTCDQYKISPKLKIPVPAASEKFQSFYTDNTVEERLLNGDFETYAAAESEVTLLGPEATFEREFKFTVNSSGPLIVSFFLQYLLSVTTIFAAGKLGPKELAAASLAVCTFNITGLAVYQGMSTSLDSLCSQAFGSGDLHNVGVYFQRCSLMILVVTIFPLSIIWWFSASILEPLVGDAELAQLAQLYLRISTLGTPGLFLFETGKRFLQAQHIFHAATYILMIVAPINILLNYLLVWSPTYGLGYIGAPIAVSIVYWLMTLLMIGYIVFVDGRKCWNGFDWQKATINWIPMLKLALPGVIMVEAEYLAFEVLTILAASFGTDSLAAQSIASNVGSLAFQLAFAVAVAITTRIGHYVGSHNIGGARRVLQVFLVLGVFLSCFNFTVLFFGKTFLAGVFTKDTGVINIASRLIGLAAINQLADSFNVLGAGVLRGQGKQRIGSILNIASYYFVALPIGYLLAFPMGYGVEGLWIGLISGVAFLAASEGYVIYYSNWEHIIAESMNRHDH